The Methylomusa anaerophila genome has a segment encoding these proteins:
- a CDS encoding AraC family transcriptional regulator, which produces MCSAKPQETVKFWVMPHLNNLELLCATYIRHSFSKHIHEGFGIGVIERGALEFFYRREKLIAPSGYINLVIPGEAHDGHAASDTGWSYRMFYLEPKLLEQAAFEISGSTKGVPFFSAGVIKDAYLAGVIRNLHLLLEKPDIPLIEQESHLLIMLVMCILRHANDSLSMRRLGKENQAVNRVREYIEDNYTQNISIQILAKLCGLSPFHLIRVFRECVGVPPHLYLKQVRINRAKKLLVRGFSPAFVAHEVGFVDQSHFSKHFKEIIGITPNKYRKFTQELSSTKLKMYI; this is translated from the coding sequence ATGTGTAGTGCTAAACCGCAAGAAACAGTAAAGTTCTGGGTAATGCCGCATTTAAATAACCTGGAATTACTATGCGCGACATATATCAGGCATTCCTTTTCCAAACACATTCATGAGGGTTTTGGAATTGGTGTCATTGAGCGTGGCGCGCTTGAATTTTTCTACCGGAGGGAAAAGCTGATTGCTCCTTCCGGGTATATCAACTTGGTTATTCCGGGTGAAGCTCACGATGGGCATGCTGCATCGGACACAGGCTGGTCCTACCGGATGTTTTATCTTGAACCGAAGTTACTGGAACAAGCTGCGTTTGAGATTTCCGGCAGTACAAAAGGAGTTCCGTTTTTTAGCGCCGGCGTTATAAAAGATGCTTATCTGGCCGGTGTAATAAGGAATCTTCATCTGTTATTAGAGAAACCTGACATACCATTAATTGAGCAGGAATCACATCTTTTAATAATGCTTGTTATGTGTATTTTGCGTCATGCCAACGATTCTTTAAGCATGCGGCGTTTAGGTAAAGAGAATCAGGCAGTTAACCGGGTGCGGGAATATATTGAAGATAATTATACCCAAAATATTTCTATTCAGATTTTAGCTAAGCTTTGCGGTCTTAGTCCTTTTCATCTAATACGGGTTTTTCGGGAATGTGTTGGAGTTCCGCCGCATCTCTACCTTAAACAAGTTCGAATTAATCGAGCTAAGAAGCTTCTTGTTCGAGGTTTTTCCCCTGCCTTTGTTGCTCATGAAGTGGGATTTGTAGATCAAAGCCACTTTTCTAAACATTTTAAAGAGATTATCGGGATTACACCTAATAAATATAGGAAATTTACACAAGAATTGTCTTCGACCAAGTTGAAAATGTATATTTAG
- a CDS encoding alpha/beta hydrolase: protein MKHHEWIISQNRKLSAMIHVNTFTVRQTPLVICCHGFTSEKVGTNQLMLHLANAIEAAGLLAVRFDFAGSGESDGDFVADTTIKSWREDLRNVVDWVKSRPAFDSLPLYLLGHSLGGLIALSHEDDGIAGRIALAPVTHPVENFQNIILGPDLWQRSFNGHTVANFLSKGFSIGPNFVNDLAENRYDLSAQACSHHSPLLIVHGSQDAVVPPSGSEIFYERYHGEKELTLMEADHVFTGKHEELTALVTGWLAKQKNKVGTLCRTH from the coding sequence ATGAAACATCATGAATGGATAATCAGCCAGAATCGCAAACTATCCGCCATGATTCATGTGAATACTTTCACGGTACGGCAGACGCCTCTGGTCATCTGCTGCCATGGTTTTACCAGCGAAAAAGTCGGCACCAATCAGTTAATGCTTCATCTGGCAAATGCAATTGAAGCTGCCGGATTGCTGGCTGTCCGCTTTGACTTTGCCGGTTCCGGCGAAAGCGACGGCGATTTTGTCGCCGATACAACGATAAAAAGCTGGCGGGAAGATTTGCGCAATGTTGTTGATTGGGTAAAAAGCCGTCCGGCATTTGACAGCCTGCCGCTCTATTTGCTGGGCCATAGCCTGGGCGGTTTAATTGCGCTCAGTCATGAAGATGACGGCATTGCCGGCCGGATTGCATTAGCGCCGGTGACTCACCCTGTTGAAAACTTTCAAAACATTATATTGGGACCTGACTTATGGCAGCGTTCTTTTAATGGCCACACAGTCGCCAATTTTTTAAGCAAAGGATTTAGCATCGGTCCAAACTTTGTCAATGATTTAGCTGAAAACCGCTACGATCTATCAGCGCAAGCCTGCTCTCACCATTCACCTCTGCTTATTGTCCACGGCAGCCAAGACGCCGTAGTGCCGCCATCAGGCTCAGAAATTTTTTATGAAAGATACCACGGTGAAAAAGAACTGACCCTTATGGAAGCAGACCATGTGTTTACTGGAAAGCATGAAGAGCTTACAGCTTTAGTAACCGGGTGGTTAGCAAAACAAAAGAACAAAGTGGGCACTTTATGCAGAACACACTAA
- a CDS encoding TrpB-like pyridoxal phosphate-dependent enzyme, whose translation MKSDKKIVLSESEIPRQWYNIQADMPCKLEPPLHPTTKRPVTPEDLSPIFPLELIKQEASVERWIDIPQEIIDKYRIWRPTPVIRAYELEKALDTPAKIYYKYEGASPAGSHKANTSVPQAYYNKTAGIKRLATETGAGQWGSALSLACSFYDMECTVYMVKISYNQKPYRRSFMQIYGAEVIASPSDRTQAGRDMLALDPDSLGSLGLAISEAVEDASSRPDTNYALGSVLNHVILHQTVIGLETQKQLEKVGEYPDVVVGCCGGGSNFAGLAFPFLKDKFTGTNIRAVAVEPTACPTLTRGVFAYDYGDLGKLTPITKMYTLGHNFMPPGIHAGGLRYHGESPLVSQLYHNGFIEAQAYHQTEVFEAAVLFAKSEGIIPAPESSHAIKGAIVEALKAKEEGRSKTILFCLSGHGHFDMTAYDNYISGKMEVPGDEQPLQANMISLPEI comes from the coding sequence ATGAAATCAGACAAAAAGATTGTACTCAGCGAATCGGAAATCCCCCGCCAATGGTATAATATTCAGGCTGATATGCCTTGTAAGCTGGAACCGCCACTCCATCCTACGACCAAACGACCTGTGACACCAGAGGATCTATCGCCGATTTTCCCGCTGGAACTGATTAAACAAGAGGCTAGTGTGGAACGCTGGATTGATATTCCCCAAGAGATTATCGACAAATATCGTATCTGGCGGCCAACCCCGGTTATTAGAGCCTATGAACTAGAAAAGGCTTTAGACACACCGGCTAAAATTTACTATAAATACGAAGGTGCTAGTCCGGCAGGCAGTCATAAGGCCAATACCTCCGTGCCGCAGGCATATTATAACAAGACTGCCGGTATAAAACGATTAGCGACTGAAACAGGAGCCGGACAGTGGGGGAGCGCTCTAAGCCTGGCTTGCAGTTTTTATGATATGGAATGCACAGTTTATATGGTAAAAATTAGTTATAATCAGAAGCCATATCGTCGTTCGTTCATGCAAATTTACGGAGCTGAAGTTATCGCCAGTCCGTCAGACCGCACTCAGGCTGGTCGTGACATGCTAGCCCTTGACCCAGATTCACTGGGCAGCCTAGGCTTAGCTATTTCCGAAGCAGTTGAGGACGCGAGCAGCCGACCGGATACCAATTATGCGTTGGGCAGTGTTCTGAACCATGTCATACTTCATCAGACAGTTATTGGTTTGGAGACCCAAAAACAGCTTGAGAAAGTAGGAGAATATCCAGACGTAGTAGTCGGTTGTTGCGGTGGCGGCAGTAATTTCGCGGGCCTTGCTTTCCCATTTCTTAAAGATAAATTTACTGGCACAAATATTCGCGCTGTAGCAGTTGAGCCAACAGCCTGTCCAACGCTGACACGCGGTGTATTTGCTTATGATTATGGCGATCTTGGTAAATTAACGCCTATTACTAAAATGTATACACTGGGCCATAATTTTATGCCGCCCGGTATTCACGCCGGCGGACTACGCTACCATGGAGAGTCACCATTAGTCAGCCAGTTGTATCACAACGGATTTATTGAAGCCCAGGCATATCATCAAACTGAAGTATTCGAAGCAGCGGTACTGTTTGCCAAATCCGAGGGGATTATTCCAGCGCCGGAATCGTCTCATGCTATCAAAGGAGCAATTGTTGAAGCGCTTAAAGCTAAAGAGGAAGGACGGAGTAAAACTATTTTGTTCTGCTTATCCGGTCATGGTCATTTCGATATGACGGCTTATGATAATTATATCAGCGGTAAAATGGAAGTACCTGGCGATGAACAGCCGCTTCAAGCCAACATGATCAGTTTGCCTGAAATATAG
- a CDS encoding ABC transporter substrate-binding protein, whose product MADKKTVKKIIIGLVSVAILGAVAYGANLGNRQTVSDATAKDKGLIPLKTWTRKDCGSTPFAVGVTQGFFKEEGLEIVFTGDTQPAQQIPSVLNGNNDIGGGFHPNQMAVAIAGGAKIKGVVTGGIDPLPDQDPKLRHMNWYVNPKNNPDIHSFADLNKLPGQLKFSTITTNICADFLANNIADNQGVARDKIEWVTMPDIQAVQALKQGLVAVAGVHPPFYKSMEEAGMVKIADSLDAKITVAGGITYYVFNEDFIAKNPETVKKFSRAIVKAQKWANEHPEEARKITEDWIGVPVNATHYFAAGTEIDESLIVPWIKDLENSNVIPKGKVKPSDLVISSAVNAGKTL is encoded by the coding sequence ATGGCTGATAAAAAAACTGTGAAGAAAATTATAATAGGTCTGGTTAGTGTGGCCATTTTAGGCGCTGTTGCCTATGGCGCCAATCTTGGCAATAGACAGACTGTCAGTGATGCAACCGCTAAAGATAAGGGGCTGATTCCCCTTAAAACCTGGACGCGAAAGGATTGCGGCTCCACACCGTTTGCTGTGGGTGTGACGCAAGGGTTTTTCAAAGAAGAAGGACTGGAGATCGTTTTTACGGGGGATACGCAGCCAGCTCAACAGATTCCGTCGGTTCTCAACGGCAACAATGATATCGGCGGTGGCTTTCATCCCAACCAGATGGCAGTGGCAATAGCCGGCGGCGCCAAGATCAAAGGGGTGGTTACAGGCGGGATTGATCCGTTGCCGGATCAGGATCCCAAGCTGCGCCATATGAATTGGTATGTAAATCCCAAAAATAATCCGGATATTCATTCTTTTGCCGACCTGAACAAACTACCGGGGCAGTTGAAGTTTTCTACCATAACTACTAATATTTGCGCCGATTTCCTGGCAAATAATATCGCCGATAATCAAGGGGTAGCCAGAGATAAAATTGAATGGGTTACCATGCCGGACATTCAGGCTGTTCAAGCTTTGAAACAGGGACTGGTGGCCGTAGCCGGCGTGCATCCGCCGTTTTATAAGTCGATGGAAGAAGCCGGTATGGTCAAAATTGCCGATAGTCTGGACGCCAAAATTACGGTTGCCGGCGGCATAACCTACTATGTTTTTAACGAGGATTTTATCGCCAAAAACCCTGAGACTGTCAAAAAATTCTCGCGGGCAATTGTCAAGGCGCAAAAATGGGCGAATGAGCATCCGGAAGAGGCCCGGAAAATTACTGAGGATTGGATTGGGGTGCCGGTTAACGCCACCCACTACTTTGCAGCTGGTACTGAAATCGATGAGTCCCTGATTGTTCCCTGGATTAAAGATCTGGAAAATTCCAATGTGATTCCCAAAGGAAAAGTCAAACCTTCAGATCTTGTCATTTCCAGTGCCGTCAATGCCGGCAAGACATTGTAA
- a CDS encoding ABC transporter permease codes for MSWLTNGLTNGISIIVFVIIWEIAPRAGWVPHTFISPPSEVLSTVWELLLSGVLTKHIGVSLGRALFGFLLAVIIGVPLGFLLGGSFKLFERIVTPVLRLLGEVNPFALFPVFILLFGIGEVSKVAMIFWVCLWPILLNTVTGIKGVEPLLLKSARSMGVSGPALFTKVIFPAALPGIFHGIKMSSGVAFFMLIAAEMIGASSGLGWLVWNAQNNYQIPRLFAATVTISTLGLLLNFVFSKLERRLINWKENTPEY; via the coding sequence TGGGCTGACAAACGGCATATCCATTATCGTGTTTGTGATTATTTGGGAAATCGCTCCTCGTGCCGGCTGGGTCCCGCATACATTTATATCGCCGCCGTCGGAGGTGCTGAGCACTGTTTGGGAACTTCTGCTCAGCGGGGTATTAACCAAACACATTGGAGTTAGTTTAGGCCGGGCGCTCTTTGGTTTCTTACTGGCGGTTATCATTGGGGTTCCTCTGGGTTTCCTGCTGGGAGGCTCATTTAAGTTGTTTGAACGTATTGTTACCCCGGTCTTACGGCTGCTGGGAGAAGTAAACCCCTTTGCTTTATTTCCTGTCTTCATCTTATTATTCGGTATTGGCGAAGTATCCAAAGTCGCCATGATTTTTTGGGTTTGCCTGTGGCCCATTCTGCTCAACACCGTTACCGGCATAAAAGGGGTGGAACCGTTGCTGCTCAAGTCGGCCCGTTCCATGGGAGTAAGCGGCCCAGCCTTATTTACTAAGGTCATTTTTCCGGCTGCGTTACCCGGTATTTTCCACGGCATAAAAATGAGCTCAGGCGTGGCTTTCTTTATGCTCATCGCCGCCGAGATGATTGGCGCCAGCAGCGGTTTGGGTTGGCTGGTATGGAATGCCCAAAATAATTATCAAATTCCCAGGCTGTTTGCGGCGACCGTCACCATATCCACATTAGGCTTGTTACTCAATTTCGTGTTTAGCAAGCTGGAACGCAGATTAATCAATTGGAAAGAAAATACACCTGAATATTAA